The Mesobacillus jeotgali genome window below encodes:
- a CDS encoding suppressor of fused domain protein: MDKFLQFLENHLGTIEYGWTTDDKGERLPVQIVKYSKGPFPGTCTFSTLGLNKVPLTSSVSGKHTWQELIFISYADVGDLNISALLDQVSQMALTYGTAYLRGDVIGPYGPIFEDSTLEALYVTIPGYFPNSFDAFLVDDKKTIVMAWLIPITLREAEFIKVYGWEEFEDKLEELDPDLIDFKRESII, translated from the coding sequence ATGGATAAGTTTCTACAATTTTTAGAGAATCATCTTGGTACAATTGAATATGGTTGGACTACTGATGACAAGGGAGAAAGACTTCCTGTTCAAATAGTAAAATACAGTAAAGGACCTTTTCCTGGTACTTGCACTTTCTCGACATTGGGTTTAAATAAGGTTCCTCTGACTTCCTCTGTTTCTGGAAAGCATACTTGGCAAGAGCTAATATTCATTTCATATGCGGATGTCGGAGATTTAAACATATCTGCTTTATTGGACCAAGTAAGTCAAATGGCTCTGACCTACGGTACTGCATATCTAAGAGGAGATGTGATTGGACCATATGGGCCAATCTTTGAAGATTCAACATTAGAAGCACTATATGTCACAATTCCAGGTTATTTTCCAAATTCATTTGATGCTTTTTTGGTAGATGATAAAAAAACAATAGTAATGGCTTGGTTAATACCAATAACATTAAGGGAAGCAGAATTTATTAAAGTATACGGCTGGGAAGAATTTGAAGACAAACTTGAAGAGTTAGATCCTGATTTAATTGATTTTAAACGTGAAAGTATTATTTAG
- a CDS encoding DUF4304 domain-containing protein, giving the protein MAEKNIHPDSYFKKSLTKWIVKPLREYDFFRYKTAFVGRVTNDSIFQFINLQKDAYGGKTFTVNVGVRPLFIPHDYLSLQPGQRIGYFKYGADKWWSFKTEDRADHSFIEVNHIINDYVLEWFEQTSETNGLINLYTDSTQERIIPTSLNWRFFDLGHLYARQKQYGNAIDAMETAQKYFRLQPFAWCTEASEKCGEFIGILNKGESEVDDYLKNSERISKINLGLDK; this is encoded by the coding sequence ATGGCCGAGAAAAACATTCATCCAGATTCATATTTTAAAAAATCGCTAACAAAATGGATTGTAAAACCTCTTAGAGAGTATGACTTTTTTAGATATAAAACAGCTTTTGTTGGCCGTGTAACAAATGATTCTATCTTTCAATTTATTAACTTACAGAAGGATGCATATGGAGGAAAAACTTTTACTGTAAATGTTGGAGTAAGGCCATTATTTATACCTCATGATTATCTTTCATTACAGCCTGGACAACGAATTGGATATTTTAAGTATGGTGCGGATAAATGGTGGAGCTTTAAAACTGAAGACAGAGCAGACCATAGTTTTATAGAAGTTAATCATATTATTAATGATTACGTTTTAGAATGGTTTGAGCAGACTAGCGAAACGAATGGGTTAATAAATTTATATACAGATAGCACGCAGGAACGTATTATACCTACTAGTTTAAACTGGCGATTTTTTGACTTAGGACATTTATATGCTAGACAGAAACAGTACGGTAATGCGATTGATGCTATGGAAACTGCACAGAAATATTTTCGATTACAACCTTTTGCCTGGTGTACAGAAGCCAGTGAAAAATGTGGGGAATTCATAGGTATTTTAAATAAGGGTGAATCAGAGGTAGATGATTATTTGAAAAATAGCGAGAGAATAAGCAAAATAAACCTAGGTTTGGACAAATAG